Proteins from a single region of Dermochelys coriacea isolate rDerCor1 chromosome 28, rDerCor1.pri.v4, whole genome shotgun sequence:
- the LOC119849392 gene encoding hydroperoxide isomerase ALOXE3-like isoform X2 has translation MAVYKVQVSTGQGALAGTFDTISITLVGIDGESPKHLLDQYGLDFQPGLVQEYEVPSERALGPIVLIRLHKEPYSVFPESMWYCNTLRVTSPEGDTYQFPFYRWIQGYCTVELVESTAQIPSDDSHYLLQKYRHEELVLQQERYRWKEYIPGTPWCADIDSALTAEVNIQYSFPKASAFFGRGSAAVLESKLKGFLDRPYSWEMLTDIPKIFWFYHSPVSEYVTEHWKEDAFFGYQYLNGFNPVLIRKCSALPENFPVTQEMVAGSLGESTSLREELQLSQRPDPESPIVLPSDSDWLWTLAKTWVHSSEFHLHEVTSHLLRAHLLAEVFSVAIQRQLPMCHPLYKLLIPHIRFSIHINVLARTFLISSGGVFDRAIATGRPGLAELLRKGLENLTYTTLCLPDDIQERGVSSLQNYYYRDNGLKIWAAIESFVSGIVGIYYQTSLSVQSDHELQAWVGEIFTKGFLDRQASGVPSALGTAAELTKYLTMVIFTCSAYHAAVNSGQFELAVFMPNYPSSMRKPPPQNKANVTLKEFLDTIPEMNTTRLILSVLWVLRNEDQDMRPLGTYPEEHFTEHGPKQLMAAFQDRLAEISREIEERNQSLALSYNYMYPPNIENSTAI, from the exons ATGGCCGTCTACAAAGTCCAGGTGTCCACCGGCCAGGGCGCCCTGGCTGGCACTTTTGACACCATCTCCATCACCCTGGTGGGCATCGACGGGGAAAGCCCCAAGCATCTGCTGGACCAATATGGGTTGGACTTTCAGCCGGGATTA GTGCAGGAGTACGAGGTGCCCAGTGAGCGAGCCCTGGGGCCCATCGTGCTGATCCGGCTCCACAAGGAACCCTACTCCGTATTCCCCGAGAGCATGTGGTACTGCAACACGCTCCGGGTGACGTCCCCCGAGGGGGACACCTACCAATTTCCCTTTTATCGGTGGATTCAGGGCTACTGCACCGTGGAGCTGGTGGAAAGCACAG ctcaaATCCCTAGTGACGACTCCCACTACCTGCTTCAGAAGTACCGTCATGAGGAGCTGGTGCTGCAACAGGAAAGATATAG GTGGAAGGAGTACATCCCTGGCACCCCCTGGTGTGCCGACATCGACAGTGCCCTGACCGCCGAGGTCAACATCCAGTATTCGTTCCCCAAGGCCTCTGCTTTCTTCGGGCGTGGCTCAGCGGC ggtgctggagtccaaGCTGAAGGGGTTCCTGGACCGGCCGTACTCCTGGGAGATGTTAACTGACATCCCAAAGATTTTCTGGTTCTATCACAGCCCCGTCTCAG AGTACGTCACTGAGCACTGGAAGGAAGATGCTTTCTTCGGGTACCAATATCTGAACGGGTTCAACCCCGTTCTGATCCGGAAATGCTCGGCGCTCCCGGAGAATTTCCCCGTGACGCAGGAGATGGTGGCCGGCTCCCTGGGGGAATCCACCAGCCTCCGGGAGGAGCTGCAG CTCAGCCAGCGCCCAGATCCCGAAAGCCCCATCGTCCTGCCCAGTGACTCCGACTGGCTCTGGACTCTGGCCAAGACCTGGGTGCACAGCTCCGAGTTTCACCTGCACGAGGTCACCTCCCACCTGCTCCGCGCCCACCTGCTGGCCGAGGTCTTCTCAGTGGCAATCCAGCGCCAGCTGCCCATGTGCCACCCCCTGTACAAG CTCCTGATCCCTCACATCCGGTTCTCCATCCACATCAATGTCCTGGCCCGGACCTTTCTCATCAGCTCCGGGGGCGTATTCGATCGG GCCATAGCGACCGGGCGACCAGGCCTCGCCGAGCTTCTCCGCAAGGGCCTGGAGAACCTGACCTACACCACGCTCTGCCTTCCCGATGACATCCAGGAGCGCGGTGTCAGCTCGCTCCAGAACTACTACTACAGGGACAATGGGCTCAAGATCTGGGCAGCTATAGAGAG TTTTGTCTCCGGCATCGTGGGGATCTACTACCAGACCAGCCTCTCGGTGCAGAGTGACCACGAGCTGCAGGCGTGGGTGGGCGAGATATTCACCAAGGGATTCCTCGACCGGCAGGCGTCGG GCGTCCCCTCGGCTCTGGGCACCGCGGCTGAGCTGACCAAGTACCTGACCATGGTGATCTTCACCTGCTCTGCGTATCACGCCGCCGTCAACTCCGGGCAG TTCGAGCTGGCAGTCTTCATGCCCAATTACCCATCATCCATGAGGAAGCCGCCACCCCAGAACAAGGCCAACGTGACCCTGAAGGAGTTCCTGGACACCATCCCTGAGATGAACACCACCCGCCTGATCCTCTCTGTCCTCTGGGTGCTGCGTAATGAGGATCAGGACATG AGACCCCTGGGGACATACCCCGAGGAGCACTTTACCGAACACGGGCCAAAGCAGCTCATGGCTGCCTTCCAGGATCGCCTCGCAGAGATCTCCCGGGAAATTGAGGAGAGGAACCAGTCACTAGCTCTGAGCTACAACTATATGTATCCCCCTAACATAGAGAACAGCACAGCCATATAA
- the LOC119849392 gene encoding hydroperoxide isomerase ALOXE3-like isoform X1, which produces MAVYKVQVSTGQGALAGTFDTISITLVGIDGESPKHLLDQYGLDFQPGLVQEYEVPSERALGPIVLIRLHKEPYSVFPESMWYCNTLRVTSPEGDTYQFPFYRWIQGYCTVELVESTAQIPSDDSHYLLQKYRHEELVLQQERYRWKEYIPGTPWCADIDSALTAEVNIQYSFPKASAFFGRGSAAVLESKLKGFLDRPYSWEMLTDIPKIFWFYHSPVSEYVTEHWKEDAFFGYQYLNGFNPVLIRKCSALPENFPVTQEMVAGSLGESTSLREELQRGSIYLADYKLLEDIPTIEVNGHQQYIAAPLCLLHQKPSGEVVPLAIQLSQRPDPESPIVLPSDSDWLWTLAKTWVHSSEFHLHEVTSHLLRAHLLAEVFSVAIQRQLPMCHPLYKLLIPHIRFSIHINVLARTFLISSGGVFDRAIATGRPGLAELLRKGLENLTYTTLCLPDDIQERGVSSLQNYYYRDNGLKIWAAIESFVSGIVGIYYQTSLSVQSDHELQAWVGEIFTKGFLDRQASGVPSALGTAAELTKYLTMVIFTCSAYHAAVNSGQFELAVFMPNYPSSMRKPPPQNKANVTLKEFLDTIPEMNTTRLILSVLWVLRNEDQDMRPLGTYPEEHFTEHGPKQLMAAFQDRLAEISREIEERNQSLALSYNYMYPPNIENSTAI; this is translated from the exons ATGGCCGTCTACAAAGTCCAGGTGTCCACCGGCCAGGGCGCCCTGGCTGGCACTTTTGACACCATCTCCATCACCCTGGTGGGCATCGACGGGGAAAGCCCCAAGCATCTGCTGGACCAATATGGGTTGGACTTTCAGCCGGGATTA GTGCAGGAGTACGAGGTGCCCAGTGAGCGAGCCCTGGGGCCCATCGTGCTGATCCGGCTCCACAAGGAACCCTACTCCGTATTCCCCGAGAGCATGTGGTACTGCAACACGCTCCGGGTGACGTCCCCCGAGGGGGACACCTACCAATTTCCCTTTTATCGGTGGATTCAGGGCTACTGCACCGTGGAGCTGGTGGAAAGCACAG ctcaaATCCCTAGTGACGACTCCCACTACCTGCTTCAGAAGTACCGTCATGAGGAGCTGGTGCTGCAACAGGAAAGATATAG GTGGAAGGAGTACATCCCTGGCACCCCCTGGTGTGCCGACATCGACAGTGCCCTGACCGCCGAGGTCAACATCCAGTATTCGTTCCCCAAGGCCTCTGCTTTCTTCGGGCGTGGCTCAGCGGC ggtgctggagtccaaGCTGAAGGGGTTCCTGGACCGGCCGTACTCCTGGGAGATGTTAACTGACATCCCAAAGATTTTCTGGTTCTATCACAGCCCCGTCTCAG AGTACGTCACTGAGCACTGGAAGGAAGATGCTTTCTTCGGGTACCAATATCTGAACGGGTTCAACCCCGTTCTGATCCGGAAATGCTCGGCGCTCCCGGAGAATTTCCCCGTGACGCAGGAGATGGTGGCCGGCTCCCTGGGGGAATCCACCAGCCTCCGGGAGGAGCTGCAG AGAGGGAGCATCTATCTAGCAGATTACAAGCTCCTGGAAGACATTCCCACCATTGAAGTGAACGGGCACCAGCAGTACATCGCCGCGCCCCTGTGCCTGCTGCACCAGAAACCCAGCGGGGAGGTCGTCCCCTTGGCCATCCAG CTCAGCCAGCGCCCAGATCCCGAAAGCCCCATCGTCCTGCCCAGTGACTCCGACTGGCTCTGGACTCTGGCCAAGACCTGGGTGCACAGCTCCGAGTTTCACCTGCACGAGGTCACCTCCCACCTGCTCCGCGCCCACCTGCTGGCCGAGGTCTTCTCAGTGGCAATCCAGCGCCAGCTGCCCATGTGCCACCCCCTGTACAAG CTCCTGATCCCTCACATCCGGTTCTCCATCCACATCAATGTCCTGGCCCGGACCTTTCTCATCAGCTCCGGGGGCGTATTCGATCGG GCCATAGCGACCGGGCGACCAGGCCTCGCCGAGCTTCTCCGCAAGGGCCTGGAGAACCTGACCTACACCACGCTCTGCCTTCCCGATGACATCCAGGAGCGCGGTGTCAGCTCGCTCCAGAACTACTACTACAGGGACAATGGGCTCAAGATCTGGGCAGCTATAGAGAG TTTTGTCTCCGGCATCGTGGGGATCTACTACCAGACCAGCCTCTCGGTGCAGAGTGACCACGAGCTGCAGGCGTGGGTGGGCGAGATATTCACCAAGGGATTCCTCGACCGGCAGGCGTCGG GCGTCCCCTCGGCTCTGGGCACCGCGGCTGAGCTGACCAAGTACCTGACCATGGTGATCTTCACCTGCTCTGCGTATCACGCCGCCGTCAACTCCGGGCAG TTCGAGCTGGCAGTCTTCATGCCCAATTACCCATCATCCATGAGGAAGCCGCCACCCCAGAACAAGGCCAACGTGACCCTGAAGGAGTTCCTGGACACCATCCCTGAGATGAACACCACCCGCCTGATCCTCTCTGTCCTCTGGGTGCTGCGTAATGAGGATCAGGACATG AGACCCCTGGGGACATACCCCGAGGAGCACTTTACCGAACACGGGCCAAAGCAGCTCATGGCTGCCTTCCAGGATCGCCTCGCAGAGATCTCCCGGGAAATTGAGGAGAGGAACCAGTCACTAGCTCTGAGCTACAACTATATGTATCCCCCTAACATAGAGAACAGCACAGCCATATAA